A genomic segment from Luteolibacter ambystomatis encodes:
- a CDS encoding ABC transporter ATP-binding protein, with translation MTSVNASPAVERSAAIDIRDLRVDYGDFVAVDDLSLTVPRGEVFGLVGPNGAGKTSTFRVLTTLMMPTYGDVFLEGVDIQEDLESARRIVGYMPDLAPVPSDLKIWEFLDFHAAAYGLGTKAQRRERVAECLEEVALTDQRNKWCKELSRGQTQRVVLAKTLLHRPKVLILDEPASGLDPLARRDLRMTLQRLANHGATIFVSSHILSELAEMCTSVCVMNRGRLLASGTADEVRHQLGSSERTLTVTLLARADEAASWISSRHAVRDVRSSAHQVVFDFNGSDEDQAALMEDLIHAGFRVRTFEEKRTSFEEILVEVAESNRRS, from the coding sequence ATGACCTCCGTGAATGCCTCTCCCGCAGTGGAACGTTCCGCCGCCATCGACATCCGCGACCTGCGGGTGGACTACGGCGACTTCGTGGCCGTCGATGATCTCTCCCTCACCGTCCCGCGCGGCGAGGTCTTCGGCTTGGTGGGGCCGAACGGTGCTGGCAAAACCAGCACCTTCCGTGTGCTCACCACCCTGATGATGCCCACGTATGGAGATGTCTTCCTCGAAGGTGTGGACATCCAGGAAGATCTGGAAAGCGCGCGCCGGATCGTAGGCTACATGCCGGACCTCGCACCCGTGCCGTCCGACCTGAAGATCTGGGAGTTCCTCGACTTCCACGCCGCCGCCTACGGGCTGGGCACCAAGGCCCAACGCCGCGAGCGCGTGGCCGAGTGTCTGGAGGAAGTGGCCCTCACCGACCAGCGCAACAAATGGTGCAAGGAACTCTCCCGCGGTCAGACCCAGCGCGTGGTGCTGGCGAAGACGCTGCTCCACCGTCCGAAGGTGTTGATCCTGGATGAACCGGCGAGCGGTCTCGATCCCCTCGCCCGCCGCGACCTGCGGATGACGCTGCAACGGCTGGCGAACCATGGCGCGACCATTTTCGTCAGCTCCCATATCCTCAGCGAACTCGCGGAGATGTGTACGTCCGTCTGCGTGATGAACCGCGGCCGCCTGCTCGCCTCCGGCACCGCCGATGAGGTCCGCCATCAGCTCGGCAGCAGCGAGCGCACGCTGACCGTCACGCTGCTGGCACGGGCGGATGAAGCCGCGTCCTGGATCAGCAGCCGTCATGCCGTCCGCGATGTCCGCAGCTCCGCCCATCAGGTGGTCTTCGATTTCAATGGCTCGGATGAAGACCAGGCCGCGCTGATGGAAGACCTCATCCATGCCGGATTCCGTGTCCGCACCTTCGAGGAAAAGCGCACGTCCTTTGAAGAAATCCTCGTCGAAGTCGCCGAATCCAACCGCCGCTCATGA
- a CDS encoding VOC family protein yields MKSKISPFLWFDTQAEEAANFYVGIFPNSKINVVTRYPDAGKEHHGKEAGSVMVVSFELDGQTFSALNGGPMFQFSCAVSFVVECETQEEIDHYWEKLGAGGDPSARQCGWLADQFGLSWQIVPKILPDLVADAGSPGAQRAMGAMMQMKRLDIAALQKAYDG; encoded by the coding sequence ATGAAATCGAAAATCAGCCCGTTCCTCTGGTTCGATACCCAGGCGGAAGAAGCCGCCAATTTCTACGTCGGCATCTTCCCGAACTCGAAGATCAACGTTGTCACCCGCTACCCGGATGCGGGCAAGGAGCACCACGGCAAGGAAGCCGGATCGGTGATGGTCGTGTCCTTCGAGCTGGATGGACAGACCTTCTCCGCGCTCAACGGCGGTCCGATGTTCCAGTTCAGTTGCGCGGTGTCCTTCGTAGTCGAGTGCGAGACCCAGGAAGAAATCGACCACTACTGGGAAAAGCTCGGAGCGGGCGGCGATCCCTCCGCCCGGCAATGCGGCTGGCTGGCGGACCAGTTCGGTCTCTCCTGGCAAATCGTGCCGAAGATCCTCCCGGATCTGGTGGCGGATGCCGGAAGCCCCGGCGCACAGCGCGCGATGGGCGCGATGATGCAGATGAAGAGGCTCGATATCGCGGCGCTGCAAAAAGCCTACGACGGCTGA
- a CDS encoding benzoate/H(+) symporter BenE family transporter, which produces MRTVFKDFSFSALVAGFVAVLVGFTSSVAVIFTATQNLHATPDQTASWLWAIGIGMGSLSILFSLIWRQPLLIAWSTPGVAVVGAAAAAGNLTLPQAIGTFIASAVLVTLAGFSGGFERVMKRLPLPLASALLAGVLARFALDGFMCVPRNPLLVLTMAAVYVLGRRFQPRACVPLVLATGIAIAAAQGLFPLESVPWKITTPVWMAPEFTMGTILGVAMPLFIVTMASQNLPGVSAIRVGGYEPPVSKVIGWTGITTLLLAPFGCFSVNLAAITAAFCTGPEAHPDPKRRYWAPVCAGVCYLLIGLFGATVAGLFAAFPRELVLAVAGLALLTTIANGLTSALAEERFREASAMTFFVTLSGITLAGIGSAFWGIVAGAVVLALHRKK; this is translated from the coding sequence GTGCGAACGGTCTTCAAGGATTTTTCCTTCTCCGCGCTGGTCGCGGGGTTCGTAGCGGTGCTGGTGGGCTTCACCAGTTCGGTGGCGGTGATCTTCACGGCCACCCAGAACCTGCATGCCACGCCGGATCAAACGGCATCCTGGCTGTGGGCGATCGGCATCGGCATGGGGAGCCTGAGCATCCTTTTTTCCCTCATCTGGCGGCAGCCGCTGCTCATCGCCTGGTCTACACCCGGCGTGGCGGTGGTGGGAGCTGCCGCAGCAGCAGGGAACCTGACGCTTCCCCAGGCCATCGGCACCTTCATCGCGAGTGCCGTACTGGTCACTTTGGCTGGTTTCAGCGGCGGCTTCGAGCGGGTGATGAAACGGCTGCCGCTGCCACTGGCCTCCGCCCTGCTGGCAGGAGTGCTGGCACGCTTCGCGTTGGACGGGTTCATGTGTGTGCCCCGCAATCCGCTGCTGGTACTGACGATGGCGGCGGTTTACGTGCTCGGGCGGCGCTTCCAACCACGGGCCTGTGTGCCGCTGGTTCTTGCCACGGGAATTGCCATCGCGGCGGCCCAAGGCCTCTTCCCCCTGGAGTCGGTACCATGGAAAATCACCACGCCGGTGTGGATGGCCCCGGAGTTCACCATGGGCACCATTCTCGGTGTGGCGATGCCGTTGTTCATCGTGACGATGGCCTCACAAAACCTGCCGGGCGTCTCCGCGATCCGCGTGGGCGGCTATGAACCGCCGGTTTCGAAGGTGATCGGTTGGACCGGCATCACCACCTTGCTGCTCGCGCCCTTCGGTTGCTTCTCCGTCAATCTCGCAGCCATCACCGCCGCCTTCTGCACCGGACCGGAAGCGCATCCCGATCCCAAACGCCGCTACTGGGCACCGGTCTGCGCGGGCGTGTGCTACCTGCTGATCGGGCTCTTCGGAGCCACGGTGGCCGGATTGTTCGCGGCCTTTCCACGCGAGCTGGTGCTGGCGGTCGCCGGACTGGCGCTGCTGACCACCATCGCCAACGGCCTGACCTCCGCCTTGGCCGAGGAGAGGTTCCGCGAAGCCTCGGCAATGACCTTCTTCGTCACGCTCTCCGGTATCACGCTGGCCGGAATCGGCTCGGCGTTCTGGGGCATCGTCGCCGGAGCAGTGGTGCTGGCGCTGCACCGGAAAAAATGA
- a CDS encoding phytoene/squalene synthase family protein — translation MSVVSSEITRKAKSNLAFALGILPKERRDDMVVFYAFCRVIDDLADDQEVPPAEREAALNAWKDGLENGFAEPTPFQREVLELRDVRGIPTELLVAVIEGCKMDLRPQRFGTWEDLSQYTWRVACAVGLVSVRLFGCKHPDADRFAVALGHALQLTNILRDVGEDLSNELRIYLPLADLGRFQYTERDLVGRVHDGRFLALMAYEAERTEAFYQEAKEIHASLPAADRAALVPAAIMEDTYRTLLGKMRRDGFRVFDRRYRLSKARKLAIFSKHLITRPTLSGE, via the coding sequence ATGTCCGTCGTCTCCTCTGAAATCACCCGCAAGGCGAAGTCCAACCTCGCCTTCGCGCTGGGTATCCTGCCGAAGGAGCGGCGTGACGACATGGTCGTCTTCTACGCCTTCTGCCGCGTGATCGATGATCTGGCGGACGATCAGGAAGTGCCACCCGCCGAGCGCGAGGCGGCCCTCAACGCGTGGAAGGACGGCTTGGAAAACGGCTTCGCGGAGCCGACACCATTCCAGCGCGAGGTATTGGAATTGCGCGACGTCCGCGGCATCCCCACCGAGCTGCTGGTGGCGGTCATCGAGGGCTGCAAGATGGACCTCCGGCCGCAGCGGTTCGGCACGTGGGAGGATCTCTCCCAATACACGTGGAGGGTCGCTTGTGCCGTCGGGCTGGTGTCGGTGCGTCTCTTCGGTTGCAAGCATCCGGATGCGGACCGCTTCGCGGTGGCGCTGGGCCACGCGCTGCAGCTCACCAACATCCTTCGCGATGTGGGCGAGGATCTTTCCAACGAACTCCGCATCTATCTGCCGCTGGCCGATCTGGGGCGCTTCCAATACACCGAGCGCGATCTCGTCGGTCGGGTCCATGACGGGCGTTTCCTCGCCCTGATGGCGTACGAGGCGGAGCGGACCGAGGCGTTCTATCAGGAGGCGAAGGAAATCCACGCCTCCCTGCCCGCCGCCGACCGCGCCGCGCTGGTGCCGGCGGCGATCATGGAGGACACCTACCGGACGCTGCTCGGGAAGATGCGCCGGGACGGCTTCCGGGTCTTCGACCGCAGATACCGCCTTTCCAAAGCCCGAAAGCTTGCCATCTTCTCCAAGCACCTGATCACCCGGCCGACCTTGTCTGGTGAATAA
- the lepB gene encoding signal peptidase I has product MFTPKWKKEALLLVKGARKFVNYKRDLLKPDRIDEIESRRQDLLEAIKAKDLPKVEAASKQLRGTCENSLKGQQPPSWWEENVEVMFVAIVIALGLRTYVLQPFRIPTGSMQPTLNGIIGKPVLEKDWPALPTRLTESVLRGRSYVKEVAERPLQIQVVKQETGWYCPQLVDTQFLHFFSRSEFQLPGGVLRMPAPASQIYQAGFNDLVDRLIPNSASFVPGMGANLTIPAGSTLCEGTIDAGDLVLVDRVSYHFRKPTRGEVFVFDTRGITGTKQPAKKGHDEDEQADGTHYIKRLAAVPGDKLAIFPPNILINGKVASEPGFEHVYTLPLWDQALNAPSPTVKGYSFAKGRAGAVLTGPGKEIDLKIDTAPGMREYCALGDNSGNSLDSRYWGTVKEFNLVGPALFSLWPITTRHWGFIR; this is encoded by the coding sequence ATGTTCACGCCAAAGTGGAAGAAGGAAGCGCTGCTGCTCGTCAAAGGCGCGCGGAAATTCGTCAACTACAAGCGCGACCTTCTCAAGCCGGACCGCATTGATGAGATCGAGTCCCGCCGCCAGGATCTGCTGGAGGCGATCAAGGCCAAGGATCTTCCCAAGGTGGAGGCGGCGTCCAAGCAACTCCGCGGCACCTGTGAGAATTCCTTGAAGGGCCAGCAGCCGCCTTCGTGGTGGGAGGAGAACGTCGAGGTCATGTTCGTGGCCATTGTCATCGCCCTCGGCTTGCGCACGTATGTTCTCCAGCCGTTCCGCATCCCCACCGGTTCCATGCAGCCGACGCTCAACGGGATCATCGGCAAGCCGGTGCTGGAGAAAGACTGGCCCGCGCTGCCCACCCGCCTCACGGAATCGGTTCTCCGTGGCCGCAGCTATGTGAAGGAGGTGGCCGAGCGGCCGCTGCAGATCCAGGTCGTGAAGCAGGAGACCGGATGGTACTGTCCCCAGCTCGTCGATACCCAGTTCCTGCATTTCTTCAGCCGATCGGAGTTCCAACTACCGGGAGGAGTTCTCCGGATGCCGGCACCCGCCAGCCAGATCTATCAGGCGGGATTCAACGATCTCGTTGACCGGCTGATTCCGAACAGCGCCAGTTTCGTGCCGGGGATGGGTGCGAATCTGACCATTCCCGCCGGTTCCACTCTGTGTGAAGGCACGATCGATGCCGGGGATCTCGTTCTGGTGGATCGCGTTTCCTATCACTTCCGGAAACCGACGCGCGGAGAAGTCTTCGTGTTCGACACCCGCGGGATCACGGGCACCAAGCAGCCTGCCAAAAAGGGGCATGACGAAGATGAACAGGCGGACGGCACCCACTACATCAAGCGTCTGGCCGCGGTGCCGGGGGACAAGCTGGCGATTTTCCCGCCGAACATCCTCATCAATGGCAAGGTGGCCAGCGAACCCGGATTCGAACATGTCTATACCCTGCCCCTGTGGGACCAGGCGCTCAATGCCCCGAGTCCGACGGTAAAGGGCTATTCGTTCGCAAAGGGTCGCGCGGGTGCCGTGCTGACGGGCCCGGGGAAGGAGATCGACCTCAAGATCGACACCGCTCCCGGCATGCGCGAATACTGCGCCTTGGGCGACAACAGCGGCAATTCGCTCGATTCCCGCTACTGGGGTACGGTGAAGGAGTTCAATCTGGTGGGTCCCGCCCTTTTCTCGCTCTGGCCGATCACCACCCGCCACTGGGGCTTCATCCGTTGA